A genomic segment from Fibrobacter sp. encodes:
- a CDS encoding leucine-rich repeat domain-containing protein produces the protein MNSKVLVAFHQKLKSIYEEGDAKKNDRFLCLPKESTAYFSDEIELLTNPKLDNLETYNRDLNTIFEFSHKMNVPIKGNVALEVDSEDNLWTVYHDAISKSVMAAGVNDSVLNENYKKARELLYDDSGDYGVVKPIYEEYNKYRDMYFTQEDSCNMINNSLNLAESKEEREAILAELERARQNLQTINQDWLTNGHKLEVETAIKNIELYAASQPEVYRKNLTDSFDTEIDTKTNGEKGTFATTYLYPSGFEKEEWDCLYLSGEEVKELYENAPDNIKALCDDNVNLDKISEVSIEYRSVRVERPWLNTKFLESRNWYFPKTSEFNQISYADELSLGRFPAFISAVLMYRNLDIVNKEDSEVKTSDASNSVVEQKTRRRVLAGKRVLMMRSRKLRSFAPITKNVAVESPVTAEAKAPTPAVEEAKAPANEDVKNEFKPIAILSYICKKLPDCPNPNPSENWGDTFEMSLVSVSQVHGGTLRAYVGSNQILSSYLPRGTALKFVATPDIENGYVIKYWRVNGENIQCASKVYETTLGEEDLQVEVVWDKGVEVVASYKLSKDKKKLSSWNGPDPIVFMDSVPSLASVDTITKDAFRGNSSLQRISIGSSVKCIESQAFANCDKLEMVDIPEETTIIDQTAFLNSRKLEKYPNFSVSENNPAYTTLYNHLIEKNKTVKLKSISCMKCGFTAVFKNNPGYTKCPKCSCEMNADKVTELKTIRPDYIAKTKFSEAEVTARAVANIKSKTFALSEFKGKFITEASFNLVYVPSWLYDVSTIAKYKYTVNIPAPAPAASSSTAASTPAKPEKKTIEGSLGKVFKRIPVSSSKFGKAAPNVVAEKFSDEVYSQDALVENFANDAVGHLKQLQEQVERQVYSAIQDAEKQKGNGDLAAEIDYSNLTFDSVLYPLWTAMIEFEGSFYRAIVDGFNGSVDIEYPKDKKKVLKTAGIVAAVVLVITLLILILK, from the coding sequence ATGAATTCAAAAGTACTTGTAGCATTTCACCAAAAATTGAAAAGCATTTATGAAGAAGGCGATGCTAAAAAGAATGACCGCTTTCTTTGCCTACCAAAAGAGTCTACTGCCTATTTTTCAGATGAAATTGAATTGTTGACAAATCCCAAGCTGGATAATCTGGAAACTTACAATAGAGATCTGAACACTATCTTTGAATTTTCCCATAAGATGAATGTCCCTATTAAGGGAAATGTGGCTCTTGAGGTGGATTCTGAAGATAATCTTTGGACTGTTTATCATGATGCTATTTCCAAGTCTGTCATGGCTGCTGGCGTAAATGATTCTGTACTGAATGAGAATTACAAGAAAGCCCGAGAACTCTTGTATGATGACTCTGGCGATTACGGCGTGGTAAAGCCCATATACGAGGAATACAATAAGTACCGCGATATGTATTTCACGCAGGAAGACTCCTGCAATATGATTAACAATTCCTTGAATTTGGCAGAAAGCAAGGAAGAACGCGAAGCTATTCTTGCTGAATTGGAAAGAGCACGACAGAATTTGCAGACCATTAATCAAGATTGGTTGACAAATGGTCACAAGCTGGAAGTAGAAACTGCAATAAAAAATATTGAACTTTATGCTGCCTCGCAGCCGGAAGTTTATCGAAAAAATCTGACAGATTCCTTTGATACGGAAATCGATACAAAGACCAATGGCGAAAAGGGAACCTTCGCAACGACTTATTTGTATCCGTCTGGATTTGAAAAAGAGGAGTGGGACTGCTTATACCTTTCTGGTGAAGAAGTTAAGGAACTCTATGAAAATGCTCCTGATAATATCAAGGCACTTTGCGATGACAATGTCAACTTGGACAAAATTTCCGAAGTTTCTATTGAATATCGTTCTGTGAGGGTTGAACGCCCTTGGCTTAACACCAAGTTCCTTGAATCAAGAAACTGGTATTTCCCGAAAACATCTGAGTTTAACCAGATTTCCTATGCAGATGAACTATCCTTGGGTAGGTTCCCGGCATTTATTTCTGCTGTGCTGATGTACCGTAACCTGGATATTGTCAACAAGGAAGATTCTGAGGTTAAGACAAGTGATGCTTCAAACTCTGTTGTAGAACAGAAGACTCGTCGAAGGGTTTTGGCTGGTAAACGAGTTCTGATGATGCGCTCTCGTAAATTACGTAGCTTTGCTCCGATTACGAAAAACGTTGCAGTTGAATCGCCTGTTACTGCAGAAGCTAAGGCTCCAACGCCGGCAGTGGAAGAAGCTAAGGCTCCGGCAAACGAAGACGTAAAAAATGAATTCAAGCCCATAGCGATTCTTTCTTATATCTGCAAAAAATTGCCGGATTGTCCGAATCCTAATCCCAGTGAGAACTGGGGTGATACCTTTGAAATGTCGCTGGTATCTGTTTCTCAGGTCCACGGCGGTACCTTGAGGGCTTATGTAGGCAGCAACCAAATTTTGAGTTCTTATTTGCCTCGTGGAACAGCTCTGAAGTTTGTTGCAACACCAGATATTGAAAACGGCTACGTCATTAAGTATTGGCGCGTGAATGGGGAAAATATTCAGTGCGCATCAAAGGTGTACGAGACAACTCTTGGTGAAGAAGATCTCCAGGTTGAAGTCGTATGGGATAAGGGCGTAGAAGTTGTCGCATCTTACAAATTGAGTAAGGACAAAAAGAAACTTTCTTCTTGGAACGGCCCCGATCCTATCGTTTTCATGGATAGCGTGCCTAGCTTGGCTAGCGTTGATACTATTACCAAGGATGCCTTCCGTGGAAACAGTAGCCTTCAGCGAATCAGTATCGGTTCTTCTGTCAAGTGCATTGAAAGTCAAGCTTTTGCAAATTGTGATAAGCTTGAAATGGTTGATATTCCGGAAGAAACGACGATTATTGATCAAACAGCATTTTTGAATTCAAGAAAACTAGAGAAGTACCCGAATTTCTCTGTTTCTGAAAATAATCCGGCTTATACGACGTTGTACAATCACCTGATCGAAAAAAACAAGACTGTAAAACTCAAGTCCATTTCTTGCATGAAGTGCGGATTTACAGCTGTGTTTAAAAATAACCCCGGCTACACCAAGTGCCCCAAATGTAGTTGCGAGATGAACGCAGATAAGGTGACCGAACTTAAGACTATTCGCCCGGACTATATTGCGAAAACAAAGTTCAGCGAAGCTGAAGTTACTGCAAGGGCTGTTGCGAATATTAAGAGCAAGACCTTCGCCCTTTCTGAGTTCAAGGGTAAATTCATTACGGAAGCCTCTTTTAATCTTGTTTACGTACCGTCCTGGCTTTACGATGTGTCTACGATTGCAAAGTATAAGTATACGGTTAATATTCCAGCACCTGCTCCGGCTGCATCTTCTTCGACAGCGGCATCAACTCCTGCAAAACCGGAAAAGAAGACCATCGAAGGTTCTCTTGGAAAGGTCTTTAAAAGAATTCCTGTGTCATCCTCTAAGTTTGGCAAGGCTGCACCCAATGTGGTTGCAGAGAAATTTAGCGATGAAGTGTACTCTCAGGATGCGTTGGTCGAAAACTTTGCCAACGATGCTGTGGGACATTTGAAACAATTGCAAGAACAAGTCGAACGTCAAGTTTACTCTGCAATTCAGGATGCAGAAAAGCAGAAGGGCAATGGCGACCTGGCCGCAGAAATAGACTATTCTAACCTAACGTTTGACTCTGTTCTGTACCCGTTGTGGACTGCCATGATTGAGTTCGAAGGCTCTTTCTACCGAGCTATCGTCGATGGTTTCAATGGTAGCGTGGATATTGAATATCCCAAGGATAAGAAGAAAGTCTTGAAAACAGCGGGAATTGTTGCCGCAGTTGTTCTAGTGATTACTTTGTTGATTTTAATTCTAAAATAA
- a CDS encoding DUF6261 family protein codes for MKMITSITFSALRNDEFYGLLSEGLTLAKAITDKEIQKAVTDFEAAIKNLSDFLEASITANAERQARDLDAERNTIYKACRKVANASRSIPDASAAETGALIWKVFDESPSPIRMNQAQSTGALLNIIQGIKKIDEEKLVACGFKEWLDRLEDVNTRYMNADMVRFSERSKREVENCKNLRIACVDAYNVIVGAAYFKAANGSEPCITFLESMDKAVVAKKLQLKIRRERKKKNTPVDNEVVEAENNDTEAATTESAVENAVENAATNPATNNEAANNAAPTTDNDSSVGVENAA; via the coding sequence ATGAAGATGATTACATCTATTACCTTCTCCGCTCTTCGCAACGACGAATTCTACGGTCTCTTGAGCGAAGGCCTGACCCTTGCAAAGGCAATCACTGACAAGGAAATTCAGAAGGCGGTCACAGACTTCGAAGCCGCCATCAAGAATCTTTCCGATTTCTTGGAAGCAAGCATTACCGCCAACGCCGAAAGGCAGGCCCGGGACTTGGATGCCGAACGTAACACCATCTACAAGGCATGCCGCAAGGTGGCAAATGCAAGCAGGTCCATTCCCGACGCAAGCGCCGCCGAAACCGGGGCCCTGATCTGGAAGGTGTTCGACGAAAGTCCCAGCCCTATCCGCATGAATCAGGCACAGTCCACCGGTGCATTGCTGAACATTATTCAGGGCATCAAGAAGATCGACGAAGAAAAGCTTGTGGCCTGCGGATTCAAGGAATGGCTGGATCGCCTGGAGGATGTGAACACCCGTTACATGAATGCGGACATGGTCAGGTTCTCTGAACGCAGCAAGCGCGAAGTCGAGAATTGCAAGAACTTGCGCATCGCCTGCGTCGACGCATACAACGTAATCGTAGGCGCAGCTTATTTCAAGGCGGCAAATGGCAGCGAACCTTGCATCACGTTCCTTGAAAGCATGGACAAGGCGGTTGTCGCCAAGAAGCTTCAGCTCAAGATCCGCCGCGAGCGCAAGAAGAAAAACACCCCGGTGGATAACGAAGTCGTAGAAGCAGAAAATAATGACACCGAAGCTGCGACCACCGAAAGCGCGGTTGAAAACGCGGTTGAAAACGCGGCGACTAACCCTGCGACGAACAATGAAGCGGCGAACAATGCCGCCCCCACCACGGACAATGATTCCTCGGTGGGTGTAGAAAATGCAGCATGA
- a CDS encoding radical SAM protein, translated as MNLVLSLTEQCNLRCTYCYYKVSHEERELVMSDEVLESAIKLAFNRTVELEQNFFNITFFGGEPLLRLGSMRKGVKIAKELVKARRKELPKDFRLQFALNTNGTLLNDDIVAFLKREKFQVYISLDGPERFHNIARKQVNGKGSFKLIQPHIQQLVDLDATVLSVVTPAHVKGLAKSVEWVFKQGFTQMTTAPDFDGNWTTEAFDSLALEYQKMALFWLKNFRQGKNFYLGTIYDKILLESLGFRKRELTCNIVKGGMSVSTNGNIFPCTRFISSKSDAKYILGNVLNQKPNLFNDTMSKHIYSYLKKDKPQCKGCAIRHRCVAHECACTAFYTTGSIEGISPEVCNHERILAAICDDTLAKISQSNNK; from the coding sequence ATGAATTTAGTACTCAGTCTTACAGAGCAATGCAATCTCCGCTGCACCTACTGCTACTATAAAGTCAGTCATGAAGAAAGAGAATTAGTCATGTCCGACGAGGTTCTCGAAAGTGCGATCAAGCTTGCTTTCAACCGCACCGTTGAACTTGAACAGAACTTTTTTAACATCACCTTCTTCGGCGGCGAGCCCTTGCTACGCCTAGGATCCATGCGAAAGGGCGTAAAGATTGCAAAGGAGTTGGTAAAGGCCCGGCGCAAGGAACTGCCGAAAGATTTCAGGCTGCAATTTGCCTTAAATACCAACGGGACTTTGCTCAACGATGACATCGTCGCATTCCTGAAGCGCGAAAAATTCCAAGTGTACATTTCGCTAGATGGCCCGGAACGTTTCCACAACATCGCACGAAAGCAGGTCAATGGCAAGGGAAGTTTCAAGCTGATCCAGCCCCACATCCAACAGCTTGTAGATTTGGATGCAACGGTCCTTTCCGTAGTGACACCTGCTCACGTAAAGGGGCTCGCCAAGTCGGTAGAATGGGTTTTCAAACAGGGTTTTACGCAAATGACTACAGCCCCGGATTTCGATGGGAACTGGACAACCGAGGCATTCGACAGCCTTGCCCTGGAATACCAAAAAATGGCCTTGTTCTGGCTAAAGAACTTCAGGCAGGGTAAGAATTTCTACCTGGGCACCATTTACGACAAGATACTGCTGGAGTCCCTTGGATTCCGCAAGCGAGAACTGACCTGTAACATCGTGAAGGGTGGCATGAGCGTGTCCACCAACGGAAACATTTTCCCCTGCACCCGCTTTATCTCGAGCAAGAGCGATGCAAAATACATTCTGGGGAATGTGCTGAATCAAAAGCCCAACCTTTTCAACGACACCATGTCGAAGCATATATACAGCTACCTGAAAAAGGACAAGCCCCAATGTAAGGGATGCGCCATTCGACACCGTTGCGTAGCCCACGAATGCGCCTGCACCGCATTCTACACCACGGGCTCCATCGAAGGCATTTCACCCGAGGTATGCAATCACGAAAGGATTCTCGCCGCCATCTGCGACGACACCTTGGCTAAAATTTCTCAATCCAACAACAAATAA